A window of Castanea sativa cultivar Marrone di Chiusa Pesio chromosome 1, ASM4071231v1 contains these coding sequences:
- the LOC142630717 gene encoding uncharacterized protein LOC142630717, with the protein MRLLSWNCQGLGNLWTVRSLQKIVKDQAPKIFFLMETRLVKKGYKKHCKDLPFPNQFIVKKLDFGGGLALLWKNEMGVDVINYTENHILARVREDDGLVWYLTRFYAWLETTQKSKLWALLYHLMSFVEGPWMCIGDFNAILHSHEKQSIRPPPYSQMDEFKGALECCHLSDLGFVSYPFTWNNKQPGSANTRQRLDRAVATKSWKARFSARIVTHLFSHASDHVPLLLQIRTFRSMSAREPQSFKFEES; encoded by the coding sequence ATGAGGCTATTGAGTTGGAACTgccaagggcttgggaacctTTGGACAGTTCGTAGCCTTCAAAAAATTGTGAAGGATCAAGctcccaaaatttttttcttaatggaAACAAGGTTGGTCAAGAAAGGTTACAAAAAACATTGTAAGGATCTGCCTTTCCCTAATCAGTTCATTGTCAAAAAACTAGACTTCGGGGGTGGATTGGCCTTGCTATGGAAGAATGAGATGGGTGTTGATGTTATTAACTATACAGAAAATCACATACTAGCAAGAGTGAGGGAGGACGATGGGTTAGTGTGGTACTTGACCAGGTTTTATGCGTGGCTAGAAACCACACAGAAGTCCAAGTTGTGGGCCTTACTATACCATCTTATGTCTTTTGTTGAGGGCCCGTGGATGTGCATAGGGGATTTCAACGCGATACTGCACTCTCATGAGAAACAGAGCATTCGGCCTCCCCCTTACAGCCAAATGGATGAGTTCAAGGGAGCTTTGGAATGTTGCCACCTATCGGACTTGGGCTTTGTCAGTTATCCATTCACTTGGAATAATAAACAGCCAGGGTCTGCCAACACCAGGCAACGGCTAGATCGAGCAGTTGCCACGAAAAGTTGGAAAGCAAGATTTTCGGCAAGAATCGTTACTCACCTGTTTTCGCATGCATCTGACCACGTTCCCTTACTTTTGCAGATTAGGACCTTTAGAAGTATGAGTGCAAGAGAACCACAAAGTTTCAAGTTTGAAGAGTCGTAG